TACCGGTACGAGAGTTTGAACCGGTGCATTTCACACACCGACTGCGCGATGTAGAGCCCCAGCCCCAATCCCCCGTCTCCCCTTTCGGTCACGAATGCCTGTAAGGCTTCTTCTACGGGACGCTTCAGCGGCTCTCCCGCATTTTTGACGCAGATGCGTGAACCGTCGCACACGATTTCGATCGGGTAGTCGGTCGCATGGCGGTAGGCGTTGTCGATTAGATTCTGCAGCGCGCTTGTGAAGAGGGCTTCATCAACCAAGAGATCACGGTCGCATCCATGCAAAAGGATGTTCGCAGGATCGAGCATCAGGTTTTCCGCCGCGGTTTTGATGACCGATTCTAGCGAGACGTTTGTTTTGTGCAGTGCGAACGCATGCATTTTTTCGATTTGCGCCATCTGGTTGATCAGACGTTCAAGGCGGTCGAAAAGTTTCCCCAGCAGATTGCGGTTAGGGCTCGGTTCTTCAAGCTCAACGATGAGTTTACCTTTGGTGATCGGGGTTTTGAGCTCATGCATCATGTTGCGCAGGAACAATTCGCGCGATTTTTTTAGTTTCGTCTGCTTCTCCAGCGCATCGTTAAAGGCGTTGGAGATGAGGGCGATCTCGTCTTTGCCTTTGCTTGTGGTATTGACCGTCTCTTTTCCCTCGCCGTAAAGGCGGATCTGTTCGTAGAGGCGTTTGAGCGGTCTAAGGTTGCTCCACAGCAACAGGTACATGCTCACCAGCCCCCCCAGCAACGCTACGAACAAGAACCAGACAAAATAGTAGGTTTTTCCTTCCGCCGTATCGCGGTAAAACATCGTGCAGTGCCCCTGGTCGAGTTCGTAGATAACTCCGGCGTCATCCTTGTAAATCGTGACCCGTACGTTTCGCATGCGAAGCTTTTCTTGCATGGGAAGTGGAAGTTTGAGCGCTTCGCAACGGGGTGTTTTCCCGGCGATAACCTTGAATCCGGCTGCGGAGAGTTCCGCATTCGTATCGGCACAGCTTCGCCCCTGCGTTTCATCGACGATACGGGAAAGTTCCATCGAACGGTGGGCAAGAAGATGGAATTTCTGGCGTTCCTGCTCTCCGAGAGCCGAGAGAAACAGCAGTATCAGAACGACCAGTGCAAGGAAAAAAAAGGCATGCAGTTTGAAAAAAACCGAATGGCGGCGGGAAATCATAGGGTGAACTGATAGCCCATCCCGCGGACGGAACGGATAAGGGTGGGATGTTTGGGATTGGCCTCGATCTTTTGGCGGATGCGGCTGATAAGGACATCGATGCTCCGCTCCGAGCTTTCCCATCCGATCGATTCGACGTTGTTGGCGATGAAATCGCGTGAGACGATCTGACGGCGATGCTTGATCAAAAGGGCCAAGAGTTCGAATTCGGCGCGGGTGAGGGGAAGGAGCTCCCCGTCTTTGTAGATACCGTTTTCGTCAACGCGGAACGTATCGCTGCTCGCCTGTATCGTTTTGCCGCCGACGCGGCGAAGCAGGCTCTGAATCCGCGCGACAAGCTCTCTGGGCTCGTAGGGCTTGGGGAGATAGTCGTCCGCCCCCAGTTCGAGGGCGATGACTTTGTCTCCCAAATCACTCCGGGCCGATGAGATAATGATGGGGATGTCGCTCCGTTCCCTGAGCGATTTGCATACCTCCAGCCCGTCAATATCGGGGAGGGTGAGATCGAGCAGTACGAGATCGTACGATTCGATCCCCAGAGACGCCAGCGCGGCGCGGGGATGTTCGTAGGCGATCACCTCCATCTGATAACGGCTCAAATACTGGGTCAGAAGATCCGAGATTTCGATGTCGTCTTCGATCAGGAGGATTTTAATCATGCCGTTTTACTGGTTGTCGCAGTTTTTGCAGCCCATGCCGCCCATTTTGCCTTGAGGCATGTTCATGCCTTGCATACCGCCGCATTTTTGACCTTTGAGTTTGCGCATGTACTCGATTTTACCGCGCTGCTCGGGAGTGAGGACGGAGAGCATTTTTTCGTGCTGTTTATTGTGGAACGCCTGCGCTTCTTCGCGCAATTTGATGATCTGTTCTTTTTGTTTGTCACTCAGATCAAGCGCTTCAAGAGCTCTTGGAAGCTGTTTCGTATCGCACTGGCATTTTTCCATCATGCCCCCTTTACACATACCTCCGCCTATCATTCCCTGTCCCATGCCCATAGGACATGCCATCAATGCGGTTGCTCCGAGGATCAGTGCCGCGCCAAGAATCTTTTTCATGATTGTACTCCGTTTGTTTGATTGTTCATACACCGACATCATAGGAAAATTGATCCAACGCTCCGTCAATCCAATGTTAACAGGATTAACGGTTCTCCCCTTCCTGACGTTGCGCTTCCGTGATCCGAAGCAGGGTCAAAAACAGCACGGTGATCGCGGGTCCGATGATCATTCCCCAAAAGCCGAACGTCGCGAGTCCGGCGATGATCGCAAAAAAGATGATCAGTTCGTTAATCTTCTCTTGGGGTTTGATCAGTTTCTGGTTGATGATTTTGATAATAAACGGTTTGATAAAGGTATCGGCGATCACCGAGATGACGATCACGGTATACAAAGAGATAAACAAGGCGTTCTGGGTATTTCCCAGCGACAGCTCATACAGCGCAAAAGGGAGCCACATGACCACTCCGCCCACGACCGGGATCAGCGACGCAAACCCGTACATAATCCCGAACAGCAGCCCGTTGTATCCCATATACCCGACAGCAACACCGAAGAGAGCCCCTTCGAAGACCGCCGTCACGAGGATCGAGTAAAACACGACGCTCATCGACGAACGCATCTCGAAGAGGATCAGCGTGCTCTCCTGCTGCGGGAAATGGGTCGAACGTTTGAAAAACTCGAAAATCTCCTTCCCGTAATAATGGGCGATGAAATAAAAGATCAGGATAAAAATTGCCCCCGAGAGAAACGACATGGCGAAACTCCCGATCTGGGAAGCGTAGTCGATCGCGTGCTGGGCCAGCGCGGCGGTATCGAGCCGGTTGAGGGAGGCTTCGATTTTAGCCTCGAATCGGGCCAGCGAAGGGGGCAGATGTTCCATCCATCCCCGGAACGTCGACTGAAACGTATTGACCGATGCGGGATCTAGATTTTGGAGCAGGACCGAAAAATGGAACAAAAAATACCCTAGCGGCGCAAAAAAAAGCGCGGCGAGCAAAAGCGTCGAAAACATCGACGCCCAGAACCGGCTGCGGAGGAGTGTCACGAAGCCGGCCTGAATATGATACGTTGAAATGGCGAGCAGTATGGCGATGACGATGTTCATCCAAAACGGCTCGTAGAGCCGGTAGATGCCGTAGCTCACAAACGCGAGGAGGAGCAGCGTGAAATGCTCTTTTTTGATCATTCAAACAACCCCTGCTGAGGAGAACCGAATTTCAGAAGATCATAGGTTTTCGGCGTAGCGACCCTTCCCCTGGCCGTCCGTTCAAGGTATCCGTTGGCGAGGAGGTAGGGTTCGAGAACGTCTTCGATCGTCCCTTCGTCTTCGCTCAGTGCCGCCGCGATCGTCGAGAGCCCCATTGCCCGTCCTTTGGCCTCCATCAGGAGCTTGAGGAGGCGGATGTCCATTTCGTCGAATCCGTGGGCGTTGATACCCAGCTGGTCGAGGGCATAGCGGGAACGCTCGTGGAGAATCGTATTTTCGTTAGCGACGTCGGCGAAATCGCGTACCCGTTTCAACAGCCTCAAAGCGATCCTCGGGGTTCCGCGTGAACGTCTGGCGATCTCCATCGCCGCGTTTTTGTCGATGGCCTTTCCCAGTTTGAGAGAAGCTTGCGCGATAATATCACACAACTCCTCGGGGGTGTAGAACTGCATCCGGAAATTCATCCCGAAACGGTCGCGCAGCGGATTGGAGAGCATTCCCGCGCGCGTGGTCGCACCGATCAGCGTGAACCGCGGCAGATCTATTTTGACCGTCTGTGCCGCCGGGCCGCTCCCGATGATGATGTCGAGGCGGAAATCTTCCATCGAGGGGTAGAGGATCTCCTCGACCGCCGGAGAAAGGCGATGGATTTCGTCGATAAAGAGGATGTCCCCCTCTTCGAGATTGGTCAAAATAGCGGCAAGATCGCCGCTTTTTTCGATCATCGGCGCGGCGGTCACTTTGATGTTGCTCCCCATTTCGTTGGCGATAATCAGCGCCAGCGTCGTTTTTCCAAGCCCCGGAGGTCCGAAAAAGAGGACATGGTCAAGTGCTTCGGAGCGTTTTTTGCTCGCTTCGATAAAAACTCCCAGGTTTTTTTTGATCTGTTCCTGTCCGATATAATCGTTCCATCCGCTCGGCCGGAGCGAGGTTTCGCTCGACTCCTCGGCATCAAATTTTTCGATCTCTACAATCCGTTCCACGAGTCTCTTTCTTCAGTAAATGTAGTTTTCATCGGGGAAAGCGCGTGAACGCACCTCCGCTGCATAGCGCCCGGCGGCCTCTTTGACCGCCGCCGCACCGTTGAGGTATTGCTTGACGAATTTCGGGACGAACGGCTCGTAAAAACCGAGCATGTCCGAAAAGACCAGTACCTGGCCGTCGACGCCGTTGCCCGCACCGATTCCGATGACAGGCACCGATACGCTTCGCGCTACGCGCTCGGCGACGTCGGCTTTCACCCCTTCGATGACCAGGATAAAGGCTCCCGCCGCTTCGATAGCGCGGGCGTCGGCAATCAGGGAAAGGGCTTCGTCTTCGGATTTGCCTTTGACTTTGTATCCACCCTCCGCACGCACTGCCTGTGGCAGCAGACCGATATGCCCGCACACGGCGATGCCGTTGGCGGTCAGATGACGCACAAGCTCGGCTTTATCGGCTCCCCCTTCGATTTTGACCGCGTCAGCCGGCGTTTCGCGATAGACCCGGATTGCGTTTGCGAGGGCCGTAGCATTGTCGGTGTAGCTTCCGAAGGGCATGTCGGTGATGACGAACGTATGAGGCGCCCCTTTGCACACTGCGGCGGTATGATAGATCATCTGCTCCATCGTAATGCTCAGGGTATCGGGATTGCCTCCGAAACTCATGTTCAGGCTGTCCCCGACGAGTAAAATATCGGCACTCGGCGCCAGTAACCGTGCAAAAAGGGCGTCGTAAGCGGTGATCATGACCAGCGGTTCGCCGTTTTTCCGTTTGAGTATGGAACCGATCGTAAGTTTTTTCATCGTTGTCTGATCTCTCGTACTGTGTGTGATTAAAGTAGATAGTTTACCCAAAATTTGGGGTATATCGCCATTCGATGACAACCTTAAGTGAGGATATTAAACAAAACGTGGTTATAATTTGACCGCACAGGAGAAGATCGACATGGGCATACGCAGCGAACTAGAAGCGAATTTCGATTTTGAAATCATCGACGAGTTTCTGGACCACTACGCAATGATGGTGGAGATCATGGAACCGTTGATCGTCGATCTGGGAAGCGAAACACGCTACCATCGCAGCATCGACGAATTGTTTCGCATTTTCCACAACATCAAATCAGCGTCGGGCTATTTGCAGATGGAGCCGATGACACGCCTTGCGGCATTTGTCGAAGAGGCACTCGAACAGCTTCGGACCCGCGATAAAAAAGCCAATGACGAGACCGTCAATTGGATGATCAGCGTGGCGGATATGTTCATGCAGTGGCAAGAAGATCTGAAAATGGACAATGAACTCTCCCATGTCCACTTTTCCCTTTTAATTTTACCCGATATGGAGTCAGAGTGAAACAACTCGTAGCATACATCACCGCAGGATATCCCGATACCGGATTTACGGTTGATTTGGCATTGTCACTGGGGGAAAACGGTGTCGATACCCTGGAACTGGGAGTCCCTTTTTCCGATCCGGTTGCCGACGGTCCGGTTATCGAGGAAGCAAACGGCCGCTCCCTTGCTCAGGGATTCCGTTTTGCCGATCTTTTGACGATTTCCGAAACGATTGCTCCCCGCATCGATACGCTCTGGATGGGGTATTTCAACCCTTTTTACCAGTACGGGATGGAAAAATTGCTTCAGCGTGCCGAAATGATCGGGGTTAACGGATTGATTATCCCGGACCTTCCCTATGAGGAAGCAACGGCCTACGCACCGCTGTTTGAACGCCACAACCTTGCCAACATCTCTTTCGTCGCCCCTACCGACGGCGATGCGCGTATCGCAACGATCACGGCTGATGCGCGTAAATTCATCTACCTTGTCGCGTATGCCGGCATAACGGGAAGCGGCCAGAGCGAGGATCTAAGCGGTGTGCTTGCTTCCATCAAGCGCCACACCCAGACCCCGGTCTATGTCGGTTTCGGCGTGAACGAAAAAACGGCCCGTGAAAAAGTGCAGGGGGCTGATGGCGTCATCGTCGGATCGGCCATCGTCAGCGTCCTACTCGACGATACCCTGAACGCTACCCAAAAAATCGCCAAATGCTGTGAAATTACCCGCAATATTAAATCCCTGATTAACGACTAAGCATGCTATAATGGCGTATTCACTTCTCTTGGGGCTGACATGGCTTCGACGGGAGCGGGATGCTTTAGGTTGCATGCCGGACTGGGCACCTCCGTTACACGGCCCACATTGCTTAAACGCAAACAACACAAACTATCGTCCTGCTTACGCTGTAGCGTAAGTTTTAACTTAACTTAGGACTGCTTCTCCTTCCGATTCTATCTACGAAGATTTGAGAAGTATAACCTTCAGATAGATATATTCGCGGGATGTCTCGTCCGCGGACGAATTTAGAGGCTGGGGCGGTGTAGCTTTGCACGTTGTGTGAAGCCGTCCGAGACTCAAACAACGTCTCTAAGCATGTAGACGCCTTTGGTGGCCCGTTTTCGGACTGCGGTTCGATTCCGCACAGCTCCACCATTTACAACTCAACCCACTTTTTTTCAAATCATATTTTCTTATATAGTGTCACTAAAGGTTACGTGATAAGAATTTTTTTTCGTTAACCGATATTAATTTCAAAATTTAACAAAAAATTGCAGAATAAGTAATAAAATAGTAATTCTTCTATGCCAGAATAGCATATTTCTGAAAAGGGGGTATACGATGTTAAGCCTTCAAAACGAACTGCACGAAAAGCAGGAAAAAATGCTTAACAAACTCAAAAGCCTTTCCGTTGATCATCTAATCGTAGCCAAACGTGCACGAATGACGATGCGTGAAATTTTCAACTGCCTCGAAATCAGTGAAAAACAAAGCCTTTCTTTGGATTTTGTTTTCAGTGAAATGGAAGCGTTCAAACAGACAATGGCCCATTTGCTCTACAAAGAAGACTTCGCGGTTGCCTGAACCGTTTTTTTCTCCTTTGCCGCGAGCCGGCGGCCGAAATACAATCCAAAAATAATAGGTTATTTACAGTTCAAAACTTGACTTAAACTGTTTTTTAATTGTAAAATACTGTAAATAACAGTTTTTTACTTTTAAGGAATTATATGAATCTTACCATTGTCAATTTCAAAGGTGGCGTAGGCAAATCGATGATCGCACATCAGCTCATTACCGGCTTCGGATACAGCGGATGCGAGATTGATCCGTACGGTTCCCTTTGCGACCGGCTGCCTCAGAAGGTGAAAAAAATCGAATTACGTGAAAAGACGCTGCCCCTCCCTTCCGAAGCGACAATCTTCGATTTCGGAGGGTTTGATGACATCAAACTCGATCAGGCGGTCGGCTATTCGGATCTGGTGATCGTCCCGTTCATCCCCACGCTGGAAACCATTCAGGGAACGGTTGACACGTTGGTACGGATCGCTCCGATGGGGAAGCCTATTTTATTGGTCCCCAACATGAGTCAAAAAGAAAACGACATCAACGATGCCAAGTTCGTTTTTGATGAAACGCTTGGGTTTGAGACGGAGATGTTCGCATTGCCGATGAGCGTTGCCTTGCAGACGGCTATCAATGAAAACCGCTCCATTCTGGAACTTTCGGGGCAGGGCGGTATCAAAGCATATGCCTACCGAAAAAGTGCCGGATTGATTCGAGAGTTGCACGAAAAGATTCTGGAGTACAGAAATTAGGTGCAGGTTATTAACAGTTAAAAGGTAGCAAATATGGAAAAATCACCGATGGAAAACAAGTTTGCCAAGCGGGTCACACAGCGCGAGCTTTCTACGCACGTTGCGATACAGACCGCCAAACATCCGGGCGGACGCCCGAAAAAAAATGAAGAAACCAAGCAAAGCGAGAAAGTATTTCTGACATTGACGAAAGCGGAAAAAGAAAAAATGGACCGTTACGTTGAACGGACGGGCGAATCGATCGCAGGAGCAATACGCCGGGCGCTCAAAGAGATGGGGATGATATAAAGGGGGCAGAACGTGAGACGCACGACAGCATTGGCAGCCGTTTTGATTATTCTGAGCGGGTGTGCACCGCAGCCGGGCGGAATGACGGCAACGGCAGAACACAGGTGCATGGACGCAAATCGATTGAACGGATACAGTTACGAGTATCTGGAACGGACCGCGAAGCTTTTACGCGAAGACAAAAAAAACATTGAAAGTTTCGAAGGATTTATTCAGACAATGAAAGGAGCGGTCGACGATTATTCCCGGATGATCAAATCGAGTGTCTATATCTCTGACCTCGTCCGTTTTCTGCCGGTTCCGTATGCGGGAGAAGTCTCCAGTTCGGCCAAACTGGTTTCCAAAACGGTGTTGAACCTGGGCGGAGCCGCAAGTGCGCTCAATCGCTATAAAAAAAGTACGGAAAATTATCTCGCGGCATTCGACAAGCTTGAACGGAACACGGCTACTTCGGGAGAGATAGCGAAATTGGCTCAATTCGCCGATACGAAGCTTCTTGCCGATGCCGAGGATCTGCGGATCCACTTAAGGGACATTTCCGAATCGACCGCGGCGATGGCGGCTACAACCCAGAGCATTGCCGATGCACTAGAGGCGGGGAACGGTTATATAAATCAGGTCAAAAGTTTTGTCGGAATGCCTCCTGAAAATACCGATAAGACAAAAGTCGCGGAAAATCGCAATTCGATAAACACCCGGATAGCGCAACTCAATCAGAAAATTTCACTGTTGGAAAACAGTGCACGGACACATCGGCTTAATATCGCGAAAGCACGTATTTATTCGGAGTTGGCAGTAGAAACGCAAAAGCAGGGAAAATAAAAGAGTGGCACGCCCGAAGGGATTCGAACCCCTGACCCTTGGTACCGGAAACCAATGCTCTATCCAGCTGAGCTACGGACGCATGAAGCAAAGTTCGAAACGGAACCCGTTTCGAACGAGATTTGGAAGATTACTCTATTGTAGCTTAGTTCTTCTATAGACTTAGGCTTTTTTCATATATGCGGCGACGAGAACGATTGTCGAGCCGTTGATTTTGCCTTCGATGTATTTCGGATCGTCGGTGAGACGGATGTTTTTCACGACGGTGCCGCGTTTGGCGGTAAATCCTGCCCCTTTGACCTCGAGGTCTTTAATCAGGGTAACCGTGTCACCCTCGTTCAAAGCGGTTCCGTTGCTGTCCCGTGTCACTCCGCCGGATGTTTCTTCTGTACTTCCCGTTTTGAGCATTTGTGCTTGTGCCCATGATTTGACGTCATCTTCGAGATAAAGCATATCGAGTTGATCCTGGTCGCCCAGTGCGCTCAAAAGACGATATGCCATGACCTGCACCGCAGGAGTCTGACTCCACATGCTATCACCCAGGCAACGCCAGTGGTCCCGGTCCAGATCGGCCGGATTTTCAATCTGTGTACGGCAGGTTGCACAGAGATAGACAGCCTGATCCGCAGAACCGTCCGAAGGGGAAACTTCGAATACTCCGAGATTTTCAGAAGCACCGCAAAGTTCGCAGATGCCGCCGCTTCGTTCTTTTAATGTTTGTTCAATACTCATAATAACACCTTTATTAAAAGCGCTATTATAGCGTATCGGGGTGCGTAAACGCGATCCGGCTTCCGTCGACGAGGACCTCTCCTCCGTTCCTGAGCAGTTTCATGGAATCCAGCTCGCTGATGATCGTTTCTGAAAATAGGGTTTTAAGGTGCATGGTATAAACGCGGAAGTCGCTGCGTCGGCACCGCTGCATTTCATTGGCGAGCAGCAGCGGGGTGAGATGCTTGCTCTCCTGCGCAAGCTCGCCGTACCGGGAAGGATAGGAAACTTCGATCACGAGCGAATGGATGTGAGGATGGGCATCGAGCATTTCCCAGATACGGCCGCATCGATAAGTATCGGCCGTAAAGAGAATAGCGTTGCCCTCTCTTTCGATCAGATAGCCGCAGCTACCGTCGGTATGGGTCGTTTTGAACGGGGTCAGGATAATGTCATCGACGCGGTAGGCAACATCCGGTTCGATTTCTATCAATTCGAGAGTCTTTTCGGTTTGATCGAGCAGCGCAATCTCTTCGAAATT
This Sulfuricurvum sp. IAE1 DNA region includes the following protein-coding sequences:
- the trpA gene encoding tryptophan synthase subunit alpha; this translates as MKQLVAYITAGYPDTGFTVDLALSLGENGVDTLELGVPFSDPVADGPVIEEANGRSLAQGFRFADLLTISETIAPRIDTLWMGYFNPFYQYGMEKLLQRAEMIGVNGLIIPDLPYEEATAYAPLFERHNLANISFVAPTDGDARIATITADARKFIYLVAYAGITGSGQSEDLSGVLASIKRHTQTPVYVGFGVNEKTAREKVQGADGVIVGSAIVSVLLDDTLNATQKIAKCCEITRNIKSLIND
- a CDS encoding MBL fold metallo-hydrolase, with product MEYIEFLGTSGTRTPSQGTTCVHVSKHCVIDAGNLINAFGNDIFTIEHIFLTHSHLDHIIDIPFLADLFVTQKKVSLKIYALKETLDDLRRFIFNHRIWPNFEEIALLDQTEKTLELIEIEPDVAYRVDDIILTPFKTTHTDGSCGYLIEREGNAILFTADTYRCGRIWEMLDAHPHIHSLVIEVSYPSRYGELAQESKHLTPLLLANEMQRCRRSDFRVYTMHLKTLFSETIISELDSMKLLRNGGEVLVDGSRIAFTHPDTL
- a CDS encoding response regulator transcription factor, translating into MIKILLIEDDIEISDLLTQYLSRYQMEVIAYEHPRAALASLGIESYDLVLLDLTLPDIDGLEVCKSLRERSDIPIIISSARSDLGDKVIALELGADDYLPKPYEPRELVARIQSLLRRVGGKTIQASSDTFRVDENGIYKDGELLPLTRAEFELLALLIKHRRQIVSRDFIANNVESIGWESSERSIDVLISRIRQKIEANPKHPTLIRSVRGMGYQFTL
- the ruvB gene encoding Holliday junction branch migration DNA helicase RuvB — encoded protein: MERIVEIEKFDAEESSETSLRPSGWNDYIGQEQIKKNLGVFIEASKKRSEALDHVLFFGPPGLGKTTLALIIANEMGSNIKVTAAPMIEKSGDLAAILTNLEEGDILFIDEIHRLSPAVEEILYPSMEDFRLDIIIGSGPAAQTVKIDLPRFTLIGATTRAGMLSNPLRDRFGMNFRMQFYTPEELCDIIAQASLKLGKAIDKNAAMEIARRSRGTPRIALRLLKRVRDFADVANENTILHERSRYALDQLGINAHGFDEMDIRLLKLLMEAKGRAMGLSTIAAALSEDEGTIEDVLEPYLLANGYLERTARGRVATPKTYDLLKFGSPQQGLFE
- the panB gene encoding 3-methyl-2-oxobutanoate hydroxymethyltransferase, coding for MKKLTIGSILKRKNGEPLVMITAYDALFARLLAPSADILLVGDSLNMSFGGNPDTLSITMEQMIYHTAAVCKGAPHTFVITDMPFGSYTDNATALANAIRVYRETPADAVKIEGGADKAELVRHLTANGIAVCGHIGLLPQAVRAEGGYKVKGKSEDEALSLIADARAIEAAGAFILVIEGVKADVAERVARSVSVPVIGIGAGNGVDGQVLVFSDMLGFYEPFVPKFVKQYLNGAAAVKEAAGRYAAEVRSRAFPDENYIY
- a CDS encoding AI-2E family transporter, whose product is MIKKEHFTLLLLAFVSYGIYRLYEPFWMNIVIAILLAISTYHIQAGFVTLLRSRFWASMFSTLLLAALFFAPLGYFLFHFSVLLQNLDPASVNTFQSTFRGWMEHLPPSLARFEAKIEASLNRLDTAALAQHAIDYASQIGSFAMSFLSGAIFILIFYFIAHYYGKEIFEFFKRSTHFPQQESTLILFEMRSSMSVVFYSILVTAVFEGALFGVAVGYMGYNGLLFGIMYGFASLIPVVGGVVMWLPFALYELSLGNTQNALFISLYTVIVISVIADTFIKPFIIKIINQKLIKPQEKINELIIFFAIIAGLATFGFWGMIIGPAITVLFLTLLRITEAQRQEGENR
- a CDS encoding ArsS family sensor histidine kinase, whose amino-acid sequence is MISRRHSVFFKLHAFFFLALVVLILLFLSALGEQERQKFHLLAHRSMELSRIVDETQGRSCADTNAELSAAGFKVIAGKTPRCEALKLPLPMQEKLRMRNVRVTIYKDDAGVIYELDQGHCTMFYRDTAEGKTYYFVWFLFVALLGGLVSMYLLLWSNLRPLKRLYEQIRLYGEGKETVNTTSKGKDEIALISNAFNDALEKQTKLKKSRELFLRNMMHELKTPITKGKLIVELEEPSPNRNLLGKLFDRLERLINQMAQIEKMHAFALHKTNVSLESVIKTAAENLMLDPANILLHGCDRDLLVDEALFTSALQNLIDNAYRHATDYPIEIVCDGSRICVKNAGEPLKRPVEEALQAFVTERGDGGLGLGLYIAQSVCEMHRFKLSYRYEEGIHRFCILFDSHFSGDRV
- a CDS encoding alkylphosphonate utilization protein, encoding MSIEQTLKERSGGICELCGASENLGVFEVSPSDGSADQAVYLCATCRTQIENPADLDRDHWRCLGDSMWSQTPAVQVMAYRLLSALGDQDQLDMLYLEDDVKSWAQAQMLKTGSTEETSGGVTRDSNGTALNEGDTVTLIKDLEVKGAGFTAKRGTVVKNIRLTDDPKYIEGKINGSTIVLVAAYMKKA
- a CDS encoding Hpt domain-containing protein, whose protein sequence is MGIRSELEANFDFEIIDEFLDHYAMMVEIMEPLIVDLGSETRYHRSIDELFRIFHNIKSASGYLQMEPMTRLAAFVEEALEQLRTRDKKANDETVNWMISVADMFMQWQEDLKMDNELSHVHFSLLILPDMESE